The Desulfonatronospira thiodismutans ASO3-1 DNA segment TGTGTTTCAGCCAGACGCTGTTCCAGAAGCTTGATATTTCTCTTTTTCCAGTCCAGCATGCGGGCATAGGCCAGAGCGGTTCCCACCACCGCCGCCAGAAATATCATCAGGTATATAAGAAGATCCCAAGCATCCATAACTGTCAGCCTTCAGCAGGAAATCCCTTGAAGCAAATCCTGTGCATGTTTAATCTGTCCGTCGAAGCGCAAGGCACTGGACAGGGTTTTTGGTATTGCGTCCTGAGACACATTTATTTATAGAAAAAGGGAAATAATATCAAACCCGGGATTGATTACAGAACCTGGGCGGGCAGGATAAACCTGCAGAAAGTCTGAATGCAGACAGCCATCCCCGACTGGATGCAGCTAACTATTCGATTTTTATATATCATGGCGTCGAACCCCCTGTCCTCTTGTCACACGCCTGACGTGACAAAATGACTTTTTGCAGAGACATCTGGCAGGGTAGACCCTTGATGAATAGACCCTGTACATGGCCGGGTTCAAGGTATTTCCCGGCATTTTCAATTTCAGGCCAGCATTATATGGCCTTATTTTTTGTTGCTGCTAACCAGATATCTATGCGCCGAGTCAGGCTCCCGGCAACCGCGCAAAAAAAAACCTGGGGAGCATTTCTTGTGATAAACTGCAAAGCTACTTTTTTTTTATAATGGAGGAAGAATGAATCAGTTCACGTTCCCGGTAATACTCGTCTTGGCCCTGATCCTTCTCACCCCTGGCTGCGGCGGGATAACGGAACTGAGAGACAGGTACTGGCCCACCGGTCCGTCGGAGTACGAGATGAAAGTTTCCGACAAAGACATGGACAGGCTTCAACTGGAGCTTGTCCAGAACATATACCCGGTGGATACTGAATTGTCCATGCTCCTGCGCCGGCTGTCTGTCCAGGACGATTACCCGCCGCTGCAATGGAAGGAAAACCTGGTGCAGGACTTTCCCTGGTTAAACGGCATTGCTGTACTGGACACCGAGAAAAATGTACAGGCCGAGCATCCCCGGGACGGCATCAAACAGCTTGAATATTCCCCGCTGTTTCCCAGGGCCCTGGAGCTGCCCCTGGGCCAGACAATGCTTGCAGTGGAAGACACTCCACTGGGGCCGGAAATACTGCTTGCCAGTGCCGTATACCGGGATTTTGAAATAGAAGGGCTGACAGTGGTTCATTTTGACCCCAGAAGTTTCATAGCCGACAGCGCCGATCCCGATGAAATCGTCATCATCTGCAGGGAAAAGGTGGTCTGGCCGGGACAGTACCAGGACCTGAAGGAAGAGATGAACGAGGTGGAATGGGGAGAGCTCACCAGGAAAAAAATAAGCGGCACAATCGAGGTGGATAACAGCCGGTTTTTCTGGTTTGCCCGGTCTGTGGGCCAGGACTGGCTGATATATCTGCTTAAAGACAAATAAGGGAGGTTGTCATGCGCCAAATTACAGTAACCGAACATCTGCTTGTACACCAAAAGGCCAGTCCCATGGCCACTGGGCGTTTCACCAGGCTGCTAAACGAACTTATCCTTGCCGCCAAAATTATATCCAGGGAGGTGAACAAGGCCGGGCTGGTGAATGTCCTGGGTCTTACCGGGGACACCAATGTCCAGGGAGAGGAAGTCCAGAAGCTGGATGAACTGGCCAACTCCATCCTCATATATCGCATGCAGAGGGCCGGCTTCCTCTGTGCCATGGCTTCCGAGGAAAATGCAGACCTCATAGAAATCCCCTCAAAGTTCGCCCAGGGTGATTATATTCTGCTTTTCGATCCCCTGGACGGTTCCAGCAACATAGACGTAAACGTAAGTATCGGAACCATTTTTTCCATTTTCCGGCGCACCCGCGAGAATGGCCCGGTATACATGGAAGAGGTACTGCAGAAAGGCGAGAACCAGGTGGCTGCAGGGTATTTCATTTACGGCTCCTCCACCATGATGGTCTATACCACGGGCAGCGGAGTGCACGGGTTTACACTGGATCCCAGCGTGGGGGAATTTCTGCTCTCCCACCCCAACATCAAGACCCCGGAACAGGGGAAAGTCTACTCTGTGAATGAAAGCTACTGGGACTACTGGGACAAACCCACCCAGGAATGCGTCAACGCCTTCAAGTCCAGCAACAACAGGCGGGGCAAGCCCTATTCCCTGCGCTACATCGGCTCCCTGGTTTCTGATTTTCACCGCAACCTTTTAAGCGGCGGCATCTTCATGTATCCCAAGGACAACCGCGACCCCAAAAAAACCAGCGGCAAGCTAAGGCTCATGTGCGAAGCCAATCCACTGGCCTACGTGGTGGAACAGGCCGGCGGGGCGGCCAGCGACGGCCAGAGAAGGATACTGGAAATCGACCCCCATGAACTGCACCAGAGAGTGCCCCTGTTCATAGGCTCCAAAAATGACGTGGAGCAGGCTGTAAGCTTTTACAGGGATCAGGATGCTTAGCCTGGGAATAGAGACTTCCTGCGACGAAACCGCCCTGGCCCTTGTTGATGAAGGCCGGATACTGCAGGAGGTCATGTTTTCCCAGGTGGACAAGCACTCCATTTTCGGTGGCGTAGTGCCTGAAATGGCCTCCCGGGAGCACCTGCGCAAGCTGCAGCCCCTGTGGCACAGCCTTCTTAAGAAAAGCGAACGCCGGGCCGGGGATGTCGAGCTAATTGCAGTGGCCCGGGGGCCCGGGCTGCTGGGCTGCCTCCTGGTGGGCCTGGGCTTTGCAAAGGGCCTGGCCATGGGCCTGAAAATCCCCCTGGTGGGAGTAAACCACCTGCATGCCCACCTCATGGCCCCGGCGCTGGAACA contains these protein-coding regions:
- the fbp gene encoding class 1 fructose-bisphosphatase produces the protein MRQITVTEHLLVHQKASPMATGRFTRLLNELILAAKIISREVNKAGLVNVLGLTGDTNVQGEEVQKLDELANSILIYRMQRAGFLCAMASEENADLIEIPSKFAQGDYILLFDPLDGSSNIDVNVSIGTIFSIFRRTRENGPVYMEEVLQKGENQVAAGYFIYGSSTMMVYTTGSGVHGFTLDPSVGEFLLSHPNIKTPEQGKVYSVNESYWDYWDKPTQECVNAFKSSNNRRGKPYSLRYIGSLVSDFHRNLLSGGIFMYPKDNRDPKKTSGKLRLMCEANPLAYVVEQAGGAASDGQRRILEIDPHELHQRVPLFIGSKNDVEQAVSFYRDQDA